One window of Camelina sativa cultivar DH55 chromosome 4, Cs, whole genome shotgun sequence genomic DNA carries:
- the LOC104782740 gene encoding E3 ubiquitin-protein ligase ATL41-like encodes MSSNERDTRWFNSDHHSFWPNPSNYDLNSKIMLAAIASLSGVILIVFALHLYARFVLRRRREAFRGLPVIFRHPFEIPKRGLNPTVIASLPTFTVGAVNDVATSATECAVCLSVLEEQDTARELPNCKHIFHVDCVDRWLSTCSTCPVCRTEVEPRPRLEPEPREGPISTAPPLLEEARLNLTVEAAPSSSSGNKTVVSPVSRLDSFKRILTRERSSNRINHTCVDQDRVADLERH; translated from the coding sequence ATGAGCTCCAACGAAAGAGATACTCGCTGGTTCAACTCCGACCACCACTCGTTCTGGCCCAATCCTTCTAACTACGATCTTAACAGCAAGATCATGCTTGCAGCCATAGCTTCTTTATCCGGAGTTATTCTTATCGTCTTTGCTCTTCATCTTTACGCAAGATTCGTTCTTCGCCGCCGTAGAGAAGCTTTCCGTGGACTCCCCGTCATATTCCGCCACCCTTTTGAGATTCCCAAGCGTGGCCTCAATCCCACTGTCATAGCTTCTCTCCCTACTTTCACCGTCGGAGCCGTCAATGACGTGGCTACGTCCGCTACTGAATGCGCAGTGTGTTTAAGCGTGTTAGAGGAGCAAGACACGGCTAGAGAATTGCCCAACTGCAAGCACATATTCCACGTCGACTGTGTTGACAGGTGGCTCTCCACTTGCTCCACTTGCCCTGTTTGTCGGACTGAAGTTGAGCCAAGGCCGAGACTTGAGCCTGAGCCAAGGGAAGGACCAATCAGTACTGCACCGCCATTGTTGGAGGAAGCCAGGCTGAATTTGACGGTGGAAGCAGCACCCTCTTCTTCCTCGGGAAACAAAACAGTTGTGTCCCCTGTTTCGCGACTAGATTCGTTTAAGAGGATCTTGACAAGGGAAAGATCTTCGAACAGGATCAATCATACTTGTGTTGACCAAGATCGTGTAGCGGATCTTGAGAGACATTGA
- the LOC104784358 gene encoding T-complex protein 1 subunit delta-like, whose product MENVKIALIQFQMMMDTTWILKKEEEKKNHILGMIQKIKATGCNTILIPKTILVTDHLWLHYLAVAKIMVIKDVERDAIEYVTKTLNCLPISNIEHFTADKLGQAHLVEESSIGDGMVLKFTLLKDIRRTTHSLIIRSFDQLVLCTLLL is encoded by the coding sequence ATGGAAAACGTCAAGATCGCTCTCATTCAGTTCCAGATGATGATGGATACGACGTGGATcctcaaaaaagaagaagaaaagaagaatcacatattgGGGATGATTCAAAAGATCAAAGCTACTGGTTGCAATACGATTCTCATCCCCAAGACTATTTTGGTCACTGATCATCTATGGCTTCACTACTTGGCCGTAGCCAAAATCATGGTTATCAAGGATGTAGAGAGAGATGCCATTGAGTACGTTACCAAGACATTGAACTGCTTACCAATCTCCAACATTGAACATTTCACCGCCGACAAGCTTGGCCAAGCTCATCTTGTGGAAGAGTCCTCCATTGGAGATGGAATGGTTTTGAAGTTCACTCTACTCAAAGACATTAGGAGAACTACCCACTCGCTTATCATTCGTAGCTTCGACCAGCTAGTACTATGTACTCTTTTactttaa
- the LOC104782739 gene encoding RING-H2 finger protein ATL40-like, protein MSSDNRNDDHRFDSDRSFWLSTTSYDANSKILLITIVSFSVIILIVFAYHLYARFVLRYHRSAFQGLSFSVVSHPPKRSLNTLEIASLPKFVVGVKNDVAGMECSVCLSLLEENDTARMLPNCKHVFHVRCVDTWLATQSTCPVCRTEVEPSPRLEPEPREGPVGDRALPLDFTAESLSDNKTGGSSISRLDSFRRILTRERSSNSNDHSRVDQDRVLDIERQ, encoded by the coding sequence ATGAGCTCTGACAACAGAAATGATGATCACCGGTTCGATTCCGACCGTTCGTTTTGGCTGAGCACGACTTCTTACGATGCCAACAGCAAGATCTTACTCATTACCATCGTTTCCTTCTCTGTTATTATCCTCATCGTTTTCGCTTATCATCTCTACGCAAGATTCGTTCTCCGCTACCACAGATCGGCCTTCCAAGGCCTCTCCTTCTCTGTCGTTTCTCATCCGCCCAAACGTAGCCTCAACACTCTAGAAATCGCTTCTCTCCCAAAGTTCGTGGTTGGAGTCAAGAATGACGTGGCGGGTATGGAATGTTCGGTTTGTCTAAGCTTGTTGGAGGAGAATGATACGGCGAGGATGTTACCGAATTGCAAGCACGTTTTCCACGTAAGATGCGTTGACACGTGGCTAGCGACGCAGTCCACTTGTCCCGTTTGTAGAACTGAGGTCGAGCCAAGTCCAAGGCTTGAGCCTGAACCAAGAGAAGGTCCAGTTGGCGACCGTGCACTGCCGTTGGATTTCACGGCGGAATCTTTGTCCGATAACAAAACTGGCGGGTCATCAATTTCGCGGTTAGATTCATTTCGGAGGATTCTGACAAGGGAAAGATCTTCGAACAGTAATGATCATTCTCGCGTTGACCAAGATCGTGTTTTGGATATAGAACGACAGTGA
- the LOC104782738 gene encoding uncharacterized protein LOC104782738 yields MEETHMNMVLCFSVSRNQIPDYNPEEKNWTEKILDDVGDFKSLEEVVSKLTEKLNLTESQVAGIRKTLIKAEEEAAKVPPPPKSAANPCSKSKKKNMKKQASKQQTQAELLLDPADDETIEAMKKEISTTLDLLKIVQHLHNPTRVGVRQVRASAGDKISGRVRAGNKISGLVRAGSIVSEQVRAGSISEQAGLRKHVGNRWE; encoded by the exons ATGGAGGAAACGCATATGAATATGGTTCTCTGTTTCTCAGTTTCTCGGAATCAAATTCCAG ATTACAATCCGGAGGAAAAGAACTGGACTGAGAAAATTCTGGATGATGTGGGTGATTTCAAAAGTCTGGAAGAGGTGGTGTCTAAGCTGACAGAGAAACTGAATCTGACCGAGTCTCAGGTTGCGGGTATAAGGAAGACATTGATCAaggctgaagaagaagctgcgaAAGTCCCACCACCACCTAAGAGTGCTGCAAATCCATGTagtaaatcaaagaagaagaacatgaaaAAACAAGCCTCTAAGCAGCAGA CACAAGCTGAACTACTACTTGACCCTGCTGATGATGAAACTATTGAAGCAATGAAGAAGGAGATTTCAACTACTCTGGACTTGTTGAAGATCGTTCAACACCTACACAACCCTACAAGAGTTGGAGTTAGACAAGTCAGAGCTTCTGCTGGTGACAAAATCAGTGGACGAGTGAGAGCTGGAAACAAAATCAGTGGACTAGTGAGAGCTGGGAGCATCGTCAGTGAACAAGTGAGAGCTGGGAGCATCAGTGAACAAGCAGGGCTTAGGAAGCATGTTGGAAACCGATGGGAATGA
- the LOC104782736 gene encoding transcription initiation factor TFIID subunit 2-like isoform X3: MRSTVFSLTPRFSGEYALAKTASQETDWAGLQHLIKFYNSRRFYAEIGLPKPNDFRDFPEYFVLEAIPHAIARVRGAEGKSPREAVEFILQLLKYNDNSGNPYSDVFWLAVLVWWSRILSTARK, from the exons ATGCGCTCAACAGTATTCTCACTGACTCCAAG GTTTTCTGGAGAATACGCATTGGCTAAAACAGCATCACAG GAGACTGACTGGGCGGGTTTGCAACATctaataaagttttataatagtAGAAGATTTTATGCAGAGATTGGACTCCCCAA GCCGAATGACTTCCGTGATTTCCCAGAATATTTTGTGCTTGAG GCCATTCCACATGCCATTGCAAGAGTTAGGGGAGCTGAGGGGAAAAGCCCTCGAGAAGCTGTTGAATTTATCTTACAGCTTCTAAAG TACAATGACAACAGTGGGAATCCGTATTCTGATGTATTCTGGCTTGCTGTGCTTGTTTGGTGGTCTCGAATTCTGTCAACAG